In Deltaproteobacteria bacterium, the following proteins share a genomic window:
- a CDS encoding type II toxin-antitoxin system VapC family toxin — MYLFDTNIFLEHLLDQEQSKSCRALIKTINQDKNVWVSLFSIHAIEAILEGRTKSNILLLEFLTHIQFHPYIQIYATTLEEEIEILKLSPQLKLDFDDSLQYYIAKKKSLTLVTLDKDFRKIKDILVLSPKQILGDL, encoded by the coding sequence ATGTACCTCTTCGATACAAACATTTTTTTAGAGCACCTACTTGATCAAGAACAAAGCAAATCTTGTAGAGCGCTTATAAAAACCATCAATCAAGATAAAAATGTGTGGGTTTCCTTATTTTCTATTCACGCAATCGAGGCCATTTTAGAAGGTCGGACTAAAAGCAATATACTTCTACTAGAGTTTCTAACCCATATCCAATTTCATCCCTATATCCAAATTTACGCAACAACCCTGGAAGAAGAAATCGAGATTTTAAAACTAAGTCCTCAACTTAAACTCGATTTTGATGATAGTCTTCAGTACTACATAGCCAAGAAGAAAAGTCTGACTTTGGTAACTCTCGATAAAGATTTTAGAAAAATTAAGGATATTCTAGTGTTATCTCCTAAACAAATCCTGGGTGATTTATGA
- a CDS encoding ribbon-helix-helix protein, CopG family yields the protein MKISISLPDNTALEIKKLAEETQRNVSWLIQKAWDIARTQMMRHDENEVKRKKAMRGLLKLQGALKKDFPNISSVDLAHMAFRLKKR from the coding sequence ATGAAAATCAGTATTTCGTTACCCGACAACACTGCCTTAGAAATAAAAAAACTCGCGGAAGAAACGCAACGCAATGTATCGTGGCTTATTCAAAAAGCTTGGGATATCGCCAGAACTCAAATGATGCGCCACGATGAAAATGAAGTGAAAAGAAAAAAAGCAATGCGCGGCTTACTTAAACTTCAAGGGGCACTTAAAAAAGATTTTCCAAACATTAGCTCTGTGGATTTGGCCCATATGGCTTTCAGGCTCAAAAAAAGATAA
- a CDS encoding TonB C-terminal domain-containing protein encodes MTFTLNTDISYLRFLILSLILHVLVSFLFFFWSAQNQETKPPETQITWVNLGSPLSIEKTSGVAEVKGKENKEEIKTVPQQKVQPQLPKEAHPPKKIVTPKEIVTLNPKKIKEENKKNTQTNEKNKTVRQDNQIQNALAKITGDLANEQKAQAGGGNTTGQGTAAGTAGGSNSECSVYAGQVKQRILNNWAKMKGETKPARPPVATIRISSSGQVSAVSWKQKSGDLAWDNSAQKAIQSTNFPPLPQNCAIALSQGVVVQFGR; translated from the coding sequence ATGACTTTCACACTCAATACCGACATCTCTTACCTCCGTTTTCTGATTCTCTCCCTGATCTTGCATGTCCTCGTTTCTTTTCTATTTTTCTTTTGGTCTGCCCAAAATCAGGAAACCAAGCCTCCCGAGACCCAAATCACCTGGGTGAATTTGGGCAGTCCCCTCAGTATTGAAAAAACTTCCGGTGTTGCTGAAGTGAAGGGCAAAGAGAATAAAGAAGAAATAAAAACTGTGCCTCAGCAAAAAGTGCAGCCCCAGCTTCCTAAAGAAGCCCATCCCCCCAAGAAAATAGTAACGCCGAAAGAAATAGTGACTTTGAACCCAAAAAAAATAAAAGAAGAGAATAAAAAAAATACCCAGACAAATGAGAAAAACAAGACCGTGAGGCAAGACAATCAAATTCAAAATGCCTTGGCAAAAATTACTGGCGATTTAGCGAATGAACAAAAAGCCCAGGCGGGTGGCGGTAACACCACTGGACAAGGAACTGCAGCGGGAACTGCCGGGGGATCCAATTCGGAATGCAGTGTTTATGCAGGTCAGGTGAAACAAAGAATTTTGAACAATTGGGCAAAAATGAAAGGCGAAACAAAACCCGCACGTCCGCCTGTGGCCACTATTCGCATTAGCAGTTCGGGGCAAGTGAGCGCGGTCAGCTGGAAACAAAAATCGGGGGATTTAGCCTGGGACAACTCCGCTCAAAAAGCGATTCAAAGCACCAACTTTCCACCTTTGCCACAAAATTGCGCCATTGCCCTCAGCCAAGGAGTTGTGGTGCAATTTGGGAGATAA
- the tolR gene encoding protein TolR: protein MAFQNSNQAYDSPLAEINITPLVDVMLVLLIIFMVTAPLMTQGVNVDLPQATTQAIKTDKEDVILTINKNGSVYLGTDTKSPFSLDNLGAKLSTVFAGKAKKELYLRADKKIPYGTVVQVMAACKNAGVERMGMITEAEAQLEEK from the coding sequence ATGGCTTTTCAGAATTCCAACCAGGCTTATGATTCTCCCTTGGCCGAAATCAACATCACTCCCCTGGTGGACGTCATGTTGGTGTTGTTGATCATTTTTATGGTGACGGCCCCTCTCATGACTCAGGGGGTAAATGTGGACTTGCCTCAAGCCACAACTCAAGCCATCAAAACTGACAAAGAAGACGTCATCTTAACCATCAATAAAAACGGGTCTGTCTATCTAGGGACTGACACCAAATCCCCATTTAGCCTGGATAACCTGGGGGCTAAACTTTCAACGGTGTTTGCGGGTAAAGCGAAAAAAGAACTCTATCTGAGAGCGGATAAAAAAATTCCTTATGGAACAGTCGTACAAGTAATGGCAGCCTGTAAAAATGCAGGCGTCGAACGAATGGGAATGATTACTGAAGCAGAAGCACAGCTAGAAGAGAAGTAA